The following are encoded together in the Cervus elaphus chromosome 23, mCerEla1.1, whole genome shotgun sequence genome:
- the AP5S1 gene encoding AP-5 complex subunit sigma-1, translated as MVHAFLIHTLRATKAEEGFCRVLYSCFFGAENSPNDPQPRSAERDRLLRKEQILAVARQVESMYQLQQQACGRHAVDLQPQSSDDPVALHEAPCGAFRLAPGDPFQEPRTVVWLGVISIGFALVLDAHENLLLVESTLRLLARLLLDHLRLLVPGANLLLRADCIEGVLTRFLPHGQLLFLNDQFVQGLEKEFSAAWSH; from the exons ATGGTCCACGCCTTCCTCATCCACACCCTGCGGGCCACCAAGGCTGAGGAGGGCTTTTGCCGAGTGCTCTATTCTTGCTTCTTCGGTGCCGAGAATTCACCCAATGACCCACAGCCACGCAGTGCTGAGAGGGACAGACTTCTCCGAAAGGAGCAGATTTTGGCCGTGGCCAG GCAGGTGGAGTCCATGTACCAGCTGCAGCAGCAGGCATGTGGCCGGCACGCTGTGGACCTGCAGCCCCAGTCCTCAGATGATCCAGTTGCCCTTCATGAGGCCCCATGTGGGGCCTTCCGCCTGGCGCCAGGGGACCCTTTCCAGGAGCCTCGGACAGTGGTGTGGCTAGGCGTGATCTCTATAGGCTTTGCCCTGGTGCTGGATGCTCACGAGAACCTGCTGCTGGTGGAGAGCACGCTTCGATTGCTGGCTCGCCTTCTCCTTGACCACCTCCGACtgctggtccctggtgccaaccTCCTGCTGAGGGCTGACTGCATCGAAGGCGTCCTCACCCGCTTCCTGCCCCATGGTCAGCTGCTCTTCCTCAATGACCAGTTTGTCCAGGGTCTAGAGAAAGAATTCAGTGCTGCCTGGTCCCACTGA